ccagaatgatgacatgatgagaccagatagagagattagagagttATAATGGGTCTTTATCTGAGatatagaaacagaaatggagggagaccatctggtatgtgaaggcagcagcttgtgtgtgtgtgtgtgtgtgtgtgtgtgtgtgtgtgtgtgtgtgtgtgtgtgtgtgtgtgtgtgtgtgtctgtgtgtctctgtgtgtttgtgtgtgtgtgtgtgtgtgtgtctgtgtgtctctgtgtgtgtgtgtgtgtgtgtgtgtgagtgtgtgtgtgtgtgtgtgtttgtgtgtgtctgtgtgtctctgtgtgtgtgtgtgtgtgtgtgtgtgtgagtgtgtgtgtgtgtgtgtgtgtgtgtgtgtgtgtctgtgtgtgtgtgtgtgtgtgtgtgtgtgtgtgtgtgtgtgtgtgtgtgtgtgtgtgtgtgcttccccTCTCACTTATCTCTGGatgtttcctctcttctctgaaTAATTGTGATCTCTGTGGTTTTAGACTGGTGTAAAGGATGTTGActactggatagagagctgatgtGTCAAActttcctctgatgatgagataaagaagtcatgtttgttaaaaacagaaaaagagcagctgctgatgagggttggcATGGCGATCTGACGGCcttgaaggagctgatgggataacatttcactggaactgTACTTCTAccatttcatgtgacaaatgaaATCGATAGGCCCAACGAGTCAGCTCAGCTTTTACCACACGGTagctcagcctgactagacctagtctctcctcctcagtctgactagacctagtctctcctcctcagtctgactagacctagtctctcctcctcagcctgacttggCTTTCGTAAAATGCATcaagccaggctgcacagattagactaggtcaagcctcgcttcaTCGGTTATCCttgatttataaattctgcttttgtgaaacagcccctGAGATGTAGTTGAGGTTAAAGCACCGTAGCTCACTGCATGTTttacttaaaaacatgttttttctctgatacaataatatttataatacaAATACAGGGTTTAATACATCTTGGTTAGTTGTGTAAAACTGTTGTAAGAAATTCAAAATTAAAtagaaaattaaaatgaatggaGACTTAAGTAAGAGCTACAGTGTGGGAAATGGTGTCCCATAAGGGAGCATTATCAGTCCACTATTATTTTAAGTAATGATTGATGATGTTTTTAAGGATATGCAAAAGGTAGCGTTGGAGCAATGTGGAAAAAGGGAAGAAATATAGATTTTGTAGTGGATAAGATGCAGCAGGCAGTAAACAAAGTCCAAGAATGGGCTGTTCAATGAGGATTTAGGATATCTATAGACAAAACAAAGACTTTATCCTTCTCTAGGAAGAAAATAAGTATGAATGTAAAAATCAAATTATCTGGGACAGAATTAGAATGAGTGGAATTCTACAAATATTTGGGTATTTGGTTTGACAAAAAATTAACTTGGACAATGCATATTCAAAAAATTATAGATAAATGCAAGAGAGTGTTGACTGTGATGAGATGTTTGCGTGGAGTAGAATAGGGAGCAAGCAGACCTGCTTTGAAATCCATTTATACAGGGCTGATGAGATCGGTATTTGATTATGGGTGTATAGTGTATGGGTCAGCTGCTAAAACAGCATTAAAGAAGTTAGATGTCATTCAAAATCAAGGTTTTAGGCTATGCTGTGGGGCAATTAAGACCACTCCAGTGGCAGCAGTTCAGGTAGAGATGGGGGAGATGCCTCTCCATCTTAGAAGAGACCAGTTGTTGCGAATTTGAGGGGTCATGATGACAAACATTTGAGTCAGTCAGTTCTATGGCAATGTCAAGAGAATGTCCTAATTACAAGTTTTGGTTGGACAATAAGGCAGAAGGTAATAATGATGGGAATCAGTGCACTGAAAATAAGCCCTTCAGTGGTTTATCCAGTTGTTCCTCCTTGGCTTTTGTCAGAGGTTCCAGTTGATTTAGGATTATTGGGGGAAAAGGAGGTTAATGAAGTGGATCATTACAGGGTTCAGAGTTACATTTCAAGGAAATATAAAGGAGTCATTATATACACTGATGCATCTAAGAAGACGGATACGAAAATGGGAATTGCTTATGTTATCCCTCAATTAAACATTGAATCTGCTAAAAGAATTAATGATGAAGTAGCTGTACACACAGCAGAAATGTTAGCAGTATGGATGGCCTTGATGTGGGTAGAGAGCAACAGACCTCCAGCTCAGCTTTGATAAGCCTTAAGTTTCTtcaaaagtaatagtatagtattgaaaaaagtaatagtatagtattgaaataagtcatagcatagtattgaaaaagtaatagtatagtattgaaaaaagtaatagtatagtattgaaaaaagtaatagtatagtattgaaaaaagtaatagtatagtattgaaaaaagtaatagtatagtattgaaaataagtcatagtatagtattgaaaaaagtaatagtatagtattgaaaaaagtaatagtatagtattgaaaaaagtcatagtatagtattgaaaaaagtcatagtatagtattgtaTTTCCTTGTTCCTTCCCTTCAGTGGGTGTAACCAACATGGTGAAATCTGAGAGCTGTTCACTGCACAATGACTTGCAGAAACACATGCTTAGAACACAGCTCAGTCTAGTTTCACATATCAGGAAGAGAGACTCAGACGAGCGTTGTCACTGAGAACAGAAATGGCGCAGAAAGGAGTTCAGCTGGACCGGGAGACCTTCTCttgttccatctgtctggatctactgaaggatccgGTGACTACTTCCTGTGGACACAActactgcatgaactgtattaaaagCCACTGGGATGGAGAGGATCATAAGACCAGCCACAGCTGTCCTCAGTGCAGGCAGACGTTCACACCGAGGCCTGTCCTGctgaaaaacaccatgttagcagatttagtggaggagctgaagaagactggactccaagctgctcctgctgatcactgctatgctggagctgaagatgtggcctgtgattTCTGCACTGGGAGAAAACTGAAAGCCATCAAGTCCTGTTTGATGTGTCTGATGTCTTACTGTGATCAACACCTCCAGCCTCATTATGATGTTCCTCAactaaagaaacacaagctggtggagccgTCCAAGAAGCTCCAGGAGAACATCTGCTCTCGTCATGATGAGGTGATGAAGATTTTCTGCCGTACTGATCAGCAGTttatctgttatctctgcttaatggaggaacataaaggccacgacacagtctctgctgcagcagaaaggactgagaggcagaaaaagctcgaggggagtcgacaaaacatccagcagagaatccaggacagagagaaagatgtgaagctgcttcaacagcaggcggaggccatcaatctctctgctgataaagcagtggaggacagtgagaagatcttcactgagctgatctgtctcctggagaaaagaagctctgatgtgaagcagcaggtcagatcacagcagaaaagtgaagtgagtcgagtcaaagagcttcaggagaagctggagcaggagatcactgagctgaagaggaaagacgctgagctgaagaagctctcacacacagaggatcacaaccagtttctacacaactacccctcactgtcaccactcagCCAATCTACATCCAGCATCCATATCCGTCCTCTGAGCTACTTTGAGGACGTGACATCGGCCGTGTCAAAAGTCagagataaactacaggacCTTCTGAGAGAGAAGTGGACAAACGTCTCACTGACAGGGACTCAAGTGGATGTTTCACTGCCACAACCAGAgcccaagaccagagctgacttcctaaaatattcacgtgaaatcacgctggatccaaacacagcaaacacacatctgttattatcTGAGGGGAACAGAAAAGCAACATATGTGAGACAACAACAGTCTTATTCTAGTCACCCAGACAGATTCACTGAATGGCCtcaggtcctgagtagagagagtctgactggacgctgttactgggaggtggagaggagaggggagggagtACATGTAGCAGTCGCATACaagaatatcagcagagcaggggAGGATTGTGGATTTGGAGAAAATGACAAATCTTGGGCGTTAGATTGTGAGAATAATAGTCATTCATTTTGGTACAACAATGTCCTAACTCCCGTCTCAGGTCctgagtcctccagagtaggagtgtacctggatcacagtgcaggtattctgtccttctacagcgtctctgaaaccatgactctcctccacagagtccagaccacattcactcagccgctCTACGCTGGTCTTTATCTTTATTATGGACACACTGCTGAGttgtgtaaactgaaatagACAGAAGTCATTTAAGGGTTAAACTCTGTTTTAACTCTTCAACTTATTTAGTctccattagggctgggcgatatgaccttaaaataaaatccccgattttttccaaaaaaatccgatttaagatttaaatcgatttttttctcccccctacttaaaatcaatctgcagatgacaaagaaattgttcaaaacaagttttaactttattttgttttgactcacacacacgcacacacacacacggggcatgtataccattatgattattcatgccaattttgtggaaatataaattggtttgagtgttttccctttttatgGATGCGgggtgctatatattcaacaaacaaacggatgcgtgagataaagctgttttcacacatacaggtaattcacttctcgttcctcgctaaaagttcaaatcattttaacgttattgcgcaaccttgcccctatttccacctgttgctgagtaacgtacattaacatcctATGGTCTCTTG
This Sander lucioperca isolate FBNREF2018 chromosome 9, SLUC_FBN_1.2, whole genome shotgun sequence DNA region includes the following protein-coding sequences:
- the LOC116052712 gene encoding tripartite motif-containing protein 16-like: MAQKGVQLDRETFSCSICLDLLKDPVTTSCGHNYCMNCIKSHWDGEDHKTSHSCPQCRQTFTPRPVLLKNTMLADLVEELKKTGLQAAPADHCYAGAEDVACDFCTGRKLKAIKSCLMCLMSYCDQHLQPHYDVPQLKKHKLVEPSKKLQENICSRHDEVMKIFCRTDQQFICYLCLMEEHKGHDTVSAAAERTERQKKLEGSRQNIQQRIQDREKDVKLLQQQAEAINLSADKAVEDSEKIFTELICLLEKRSSDVKQQVRSQQKSEVSRVKELQEKLEQEITELKRKDAELKKLSHTEDHNQFLHNYPSLSPLSQSTSSIHIRPLSYFEDVTSAVSKVRDKLQDLLREKWTNVSLTGTQVDVSLPQPEPKTRADFLKYSREITLDPNTANTHLLLSEGNRKATYVRQQQSYSSHPDRFTEWPQVLSRESLTGRCYWEVERRGEGVHVAVAYKNISRAGEDCGFGENDKSWALDCENNSHSFWYNNVLTPVSGPESSRVGVYLDHSAGILSFYSVSETMTLLHRVQTTFTQPLYAGLYLYYGHTAELCKLK